The segment CCACCTTGTTTTTCTTCAAGATCACTTTCTTGACCTCACCGGAAAACGCCACGGCGTTGGGTTCTTCGGCATGAACTACCGAGACCGCCAGAAGAAAAAATACTGCTATAAAAACAACTCGATTTAAACTCGTTACGAAAGACATAAAACCTCCAGGAAAAATCCCGTTCAACCAAGGGAAGTCTCAAAAGAAAATCGTTCTTGTAAAAATTGAAAAGATTAAAGAGGAATCAGTTTAGCATGTTTGACGGCAATTTTTTTCTTGCCGTGTGGCCGCTTGAAAAAAATTTCCAGTTTCAAATCGTCCTCATTGCCTGCCCGGTTCATCACCACTCCGGTGCCAAAGGCGGGATGCAGGAGTTTGGAGCCGATGGAATAAGGCTGATCGGCTGGAACCGCTTTGGATTGTGAGCGTATGGCATAAGAAGGAGCCGACGGGGAGGATGCGGAAAAGCCCTCAGATTCCGATGAGGTTTCCTTTTCCAGAATATCGGGGGGAATGGAAAGCAAAAACTGCGAGGGGGAGTAATTAAATATGCTTCCGTAGATTTTGCGTCGTCGGGCATTGCTGACAAACAGCATTTCTTTTGCCCGGGTGAACCCCACATAGCAGAGCCGCCGTTCTTCTTCATATTCAGCGGGGTCCGACATGGAACTGCTGTGCGGAAGAAGCCCGTCTTCCATGCCGATGATGAATACGGCGTTGAACTCGAGTCCTTTGCAGGTGTGAAGCGTCATGAGCGGCAGAACACCACGGGAATCTTCGAGAGAATCGATATCGGCAATCAAAGCGGTGGAGTCCAGAAACTCCTGCAGGGTCTGACCTTCTTTTTCCATGGATTGTTCCACAGCCGAACACAATTCCTGCAGGTTTTCCTGCCGGCTCCGGCTTTCAACCGTATTCTCCTTTTCCAGCATGGCCTCATACCCTGAGCGCACAATGATATCCCGCAACACTTCAAGGGGCGATCCGTTCTGGTACAGGTTCGTGAACGTGTCCATCATATTCACGAAACCGGCGATTTTTTTCGCGACCGCCGCCGAAAGCAGCCCCTTGGCTTCCATCTGCCGCAAGCCCTCCATGAGGGAAATTTTTGATTGTTCGCAAAAAGCCTCGATCTTGTCCAGCGAGGTTTTGCCGATCCCCCGGGCCGGAAGATTGATGATGCGTTTCAGGGACACGGAATCCTCAGGGTTCAGCACCACCCGCAAATAGGAAAGAATGTCCTTGACCTCTTTTCTGGCATAGAACTTCAATCCGCCGAACACCTGATGCTGGATGTTTTCCCGGCGCAGAGCGTCTTCGATCACGCGCGACTGCGCATTGGTGCGGTACAGGACCGCCATGTCGTTGAACGAGATATTTTTCTCGCGGTTCAGCCGGAGAATGCGTTGGCAGACATTTCTCGCTTCGTCACCCTCGTCCTGGGCACGGTAGTAAACAATCGGAGCGCCTTCGCCATTTTTCGTCCACAAGGTTTTGGGTTTGCGGTTGAGATTTTCCTTGACCACCTCACCCGCCGCCTTGAGGATATTCTGCGTCGAGCGGTAGTTTTCTTCCAGTTTGATCACTGTGGTTCCAGGGTAATCTTTTTCAAAATGCAAAAGGTTTTCCAGATTGGCCCCGCGCCACCGGTAAATGCTTTGATCGTCGTCTCCCACCACGCAGACATTGCGGTGTTTTCTGGATAGAAGTTTGAGCAACTGGTACTGAGTGCGGTTGGTGTCCTGAAATTCATCCACCAGAATGTATTGAAACCGTTCGTTATAGAGATCGGAAGCTTCCGCCGAGTCCCGTAAAAGACGAACAGCCCACATGAGAAGATCGTCAAAATCGAGCGCGTTGTTTTTCTGCAACGCTTCCTGATACGCCACATAGACTTCCGCGGCTTTCAACTTGTTGCCAAAGGGAAGGGAATCGCGGTCCACGTCCTTAGGAAAAAGAAAATCGTTTTTGAACCCGCTGATGTGGTTGAGAATGGACTTCGGCGGAAACGCCTCGGCATTCACCGCCATCTTTTTCATGCATTGCTTGATGAGAGACAACTGGTCCTGCGAATCATAAATCACGAAGTCTCCGGGAAAACCCAGAGTTGAAATATGCCGTCGCAAAATTCTGAGGCAGAAGGAGTGAAAGGTGCTGATCCACGGCGAAGAATCGGTGTGTCCTAAAATTTTACGGACTCTCTCTTTCATCTCAGCCGCGGCTTTATTGGTGAACGTGATCGCCAGAATACGTTCCGGGGCGATGCCTGATTCCTTCACCAGGTGCGCGATGCGGGTGGTGATCACCCGTGTTTTTCCGGAGCCTGCGCCGGCGACCACAATGAGGGGGCCATCTGAATGAAGGACGGATTGTAATTGTTGAGGGTTCAGTGAATCGGTAAGCATGGAAGAATAATACGGAGTTTAATAAAAAATGGAAGCGTAAAATTAAATAATGCCGCCTTACAAAAGCGGGATTTTATATGCGCCGGGGATAGGACCCCGTAACCCAACCTGTCACCGTGCGGTTCTCCTGCAAGGAGGCGAAGATTGGGCCGCGGGGAAACTATTTATTTCTTCCAAACAATCGTATGCCTAACTTTCAACGGAGTCGGGAATTTTTTCCAGCTCCACGTCAATCGTCATCTGTTTGCCCTTGCGAACGAGAACGACGGGCATTTTTTTTCCTGCAGGCGCGTGCGCGACCCATTTGGGAAGTTCGCGCGAGCTTTTGATCGCATGCCCGTCGAATCCCGTGATGACATCATTGGATTCGATTCCCGCTAAGGAAGCAGGACTGCCTGCCATCACTTCCGTTACCAGAGAACCTTGATCCACAGACAGATTCAAAGACTCTTTGGCGTCCAGAGTGATGTCCTGCACAGTAACACCCAGCCAGCTGCGAACCACCCGGCCCGTTTCCTTAAGCTGCGGAAGCAGTTGCTTCACCAGATCGATGGGTAATGAAAACCCCAGTCCCTGACCCTGAGAGAGAATGGCGGTGTTTATGCCGATCACCTCCCCCTTCATGTTGATCAATGGACCCCCGGAGTTTCCAGGGTTGATCGGGGCGTCGGTCTGAATGAAATCGTCAAACGGGCTTGTTCCCAGAGACCGGCCCTTGCCGCTGACAATCCCCGCGGTGACCGTCAAGTCGAGGCCGAAAGGACTGCCGATGGCCATCACCCATTCACCCGGTTTCAGTTTTTCGGAACTGCCCAGTGGAAGCACCGGTAAGTCGTATCCTGCATCGATCTTGATGAGGGCAATATCCGTTTCGGGATCGATGCCCACGGGTTTACCGCGAAACAGTTTTCCATCCGACAAAGTCACTTGCACGGCATCGGAACCCTGCACCACATGGGAATTGGTTAAAATATAACCCTCCTTGTGAATGATAAATCCAGAGCCCGCTCCTCTCGGCAGGAATTCCTCCGAAGGCCGCGGCCCATAATTCCTGAAGGGTCCCCAGGGATAGTTTCTATTGAAACTGCGGTTGATCATTTGCAGGGAACGGATGTTGACCACCGCAGGGCTTAATTTTTCAGCCAATTTACTGAGCAGATCCCCGCCGGGGACAACAGGTGTAACGGTTTCCGTTTTCTGCGTCCACAATGTACCTGTCGTTTCCTGAAAGGCGGCGACACTCGCTGCCAATAAAAACAACAGGCCTCCAGCCAGAACAATTGCAACCAGGCGATTCAAAAATTTCATCTTTCTCATTTTAAGGTTCCTTCTCTCGATTAAAGATGGGTTCCATTCAAGATTAAGAAAAACAAAATTGATTTTTGATTAATTCAGGATTAAAAATTTTTAATAAGATAAACAGGTTGAGGAAGGGATCTTACAAAAAGCTGCGCGGTCAGAGAGAGGGTGTTAGAAAGTCAAACCAGGTTTTCCCACACCACGGCGGCCAGGGCCTCAATGAATGCGGGGGACAGGTTCATGGATTCTGTCCGGTAAAGGTCGAGTTTGCGCTCTCTGGCGTACGCTTTGAAATCGATATCGATGTCGTAAAGAATTTCGATATGATCGGAAACAAAACCCACCGGGACCACAAGGACGGTTCGTGCGCCGTAACGGGCAATTTTATCGAGGACCGATTCCACTGGCGGTCCCAACCACGGTACCGGGATCATCCCCTGGCTCTGGTAAGCCATATGCCAATGGGTGGGTTGCACCCGGTCCACGATTTTGCGCACGGTTTTTTCATATTCTTCGGCATAGGGGTCGCCTTCGTCCAAAGAGGATGCGGGTATGCTGTGCACGGTGAATATGGTGTGAATTTGGTTTTTACCTTGTTTTTTTAATGACTCAATGGCCTGTTCGTACTTTTCGACGAAGGCATCCGTCAGGCAGGGATGGTCGCACCAGCTGGAGATGGTGTGAACCTGCAAATCTTTTGCCTCACATTCCTGTAACGCCTCGTTAAACGATTTGAAATAACGCTCGGTGCTCCATTTGCTGTATTGCGGGGCGAGGCAGATGGCGTAAACTTTTTTGATACCATCGTCCACCATCTGTTTGACAACGTCCCGGATGTAGGGACTCCAACTGCGCATGCCAAAATAAACTTTGAAGGCGTTTTTACCATCCTGATTGATAAAGTTTTCCAGGGCTTCGGCCTGCCCGCGGGTGATTTCAAGCAATGGCGAACTGCCGCCGATGGCCTGGTAACGCTCGCGGATCAATTGGATCACTTCCGGCGTGGAGTCTTTTCCGCCGCGGATATTTTTCAAATAAAGGGGGATGTCGTCCACAGAGGTCGGCGCCCCGTGTGCCATCAAAAATATTGCAGTGGTTGGTGACGAGCCGTCATGCATGACGGTATTCGTGCACCATATCGCAGACGGCTTTTACGTGATCTACAGGAGTGTGTTGTAGTATCCCGTGTCCCAGATTGAAAATATGGCCGGGCCGGCCTTGGGCGCGGCGCATGATGTCGTGCACCCGCTCTTTAATAACCGGGAGAGGTGCGAATAAAATCACCGGATCGAGATTGCCCTGAATCGGCTGATCATGGCCCACCTGTTGCCACGCATCGTCGAGATTGATGCGCCAGTCAAAACTGATCACGTCGCCTCCGGCTTGCGCCACCCGGTCCAGCATGGTGGACGTGCCGGTGCTGAAATTGATGATCGGGACACCGGTGTCCTTCACGCCTTCAATCACCCGCTTGGTGTAGGGCAGGACATAGCGGGTGTAGTCTTCCGGGCTGAGGCACCCCACCCAGCTGTCAAATATCTGCAAGGCCTGGGCGCCGGCCTTCACCTGCATTTTTAAATAATCGATGAGGGTGGTGCAGACCTTGTCCATCAATCGTTCCCACAGGTCCGGAGCTTCAAACATCATCATTTTAGTGGTGGTGAAGTCTCGTGATTTTCCGCCTTCAACCATATAACTGCAAAGCGTGAAGGGCGCTCCGGCAAACCCTATAAGAGGAATTTTTCCGGAAATTTCACTGCGCACCATGCGGATGGCGTCGCCGACAAAGCCCAGTTGCTCCTCAGCATTCACGGGAAGGAGTTTTTCCACGTCCTTCGCATCTCTTACGGGGCGGGGGATCGACGGCCCGTCTCCGACGACGAACTCCAGTCCCGTTCCCATCGGTTCAAGGGGAAGAAGAATATCCGCGAAAATGATGGCGGCGTCGATATCGAGAGCGTTCACCGGTTGCAGGGTCACCTGCGTGGCCAGTTCCGGGGTTTTACACATTTCCAGAAAAGTATATTTTTCTTTGAGATCGCGGTAGGCCTTCATATAACGTCCCGCCTGACGCATGAACCATACCGGGGTGGCGTCCACCGGTTCGCCGCCGCATGCTTTTAAAAATCGAAAATCCTTGTTTTCACTCATGGTTGCTTTCATTTTTAGGGGTTGAATGCCGTTGATTATAAACTCCGGGAAGCGGGTTTTTCAATGGGTATATTTGCTAGGAAGTGAAATAAGAATCCGAAGCGCGGGGAATCGTTTTTTCAATGTTCCGAATTTCCGTCAAAACCATTTCGTCGCGTTCTTCCGCAAGGTTTTCCTTAAGAACGGGGTGGACTTTCGCCTTTAACAGCTGTCCCAGCGCCCAAACCGCGTGTGCGCGTATGAGAGGTTCCTTGTCGCTGAGAACCTCTATCAAAGGAGAAACCGCATCGGGGTTACCGGAATTTCCGAGAGCCACCGCGACGTTGCGCAACAATCCCCGGCGTTTGATGCGCTTAACGGGGCTTTTTTTAAACCGGCGGCTGAAATCGTCTCCATCCAGGCGGATCAAATCGATGAGGCGGCGCACGCCGTCCCGTTCGTGAAAGGCTTCGTCCGCGGTCTTTACCGCGTATGAATTCCACGGGCAAACGATCTGGCAATCGTCGCAACCGTAAATCCGGTTTCCGATGGCTTGCCGGAATTCCAAAGGGATCACCCCCTTGAGTTCGATGGTCAGATAGGAAATGCAGCGCCTGGAGTCCAGAACATAGGGCGCGACGATGGCCTGCGTGGGGCAGATATCGATGCAATCTTTACAGGTGCCACAACGGTCTTCAGCCTCTTTGTTTACAGGAAGCCGGATGTCGGTCAGAATTTCGGAAAGAAAATACCAGGAGCCGATGCCTTCTGAGATCAGGTTGGTGTGCTTGCCCACCCAGCCGATGCCGGCTTTCTGGGCCAGGGGTTTTTCGAGCACCGGACCGGTGTCAACATAAACTTTGGTGTGGCAGTCGTCAAATTCCTGATGGATTATTTCTTCAAGCCGTTTCAGCCGGGGAATCAAAACCTCATGGTAGTCGTCGTTGAGCGCGTAAAGCGAGATATCTCCCTGGTCGGTGTCGTCCAAAAAGGTCATGTCTTTTGCCTGCGGGAAATAATTCGTCCGCAAACAGATCACGCTCTGCACTCCGGTAAGCACCTTATCCAAATCCGCCCGTTTTTCCGCCCAGCGGCCCATATAACCCATCTCTCCGTCATATTGTCGGACGAGCCAGCTCTTAAAATGCGCCACCGCTTCGGGAGTATCAGGCCGGGTGATGCCGAAGCCGTCAAACCCGAGGTTTCTGGACGCGTTCTCAATCGTCCTCACTTTTTCCTGCAATCCGGTAGAATCCATTTCAGCCGCTATTGTTCAAAATTTTTTATTCTGATATTCTCTCACCAAACAAAATACAAACAAAGAACAACCTGTTCGATCAGGAAATTTCTAATATTGAGAGTGGCCGCCATGGGGAAAACCAGTTTTATATACAACCCGCTTTATCTGAAACACGAGACCGATCCGCACCCGGAAACGCCAAGAAGGCTGGAAGCCATTTATGGCAAAATCCAGAGTTCGGAAATTTCCTCGCAGTTGATTTTTACCGAGCCCCGGCAGGCGGCGCCCGAGCAAATCGCCATGAACCACAGTGCCGGTTACATCGACCAGGTGAAGGCCTCCTGTGAGCAGGGAGTGCGAAATCTGGATGCCGACACCGTCATCAGCCAAAATTCTTACGATGCCGCGGTTCTGGCCGCAGGCGCTGGGTTGACGGCGGTGGATATGGTTCTCGATGGAGAGGCGGACAACGTATTTTGCGCCGTGCGTCCTCCCGGCCATCATGCGGAACAAAACCGCGCCATGGGTTTTTGCCTTTTTAACAACGTCGCTGTCGCCGCCCGCTATGCGATCCGGGAGAGGGATCTCAACCGGGTGTTTATTTTCGACTGGGACGTGCATCACGGCAACGGCACCCAGCATTCCTTCTACTCCGATTCGGCAGTGTATTATTCCAGTGCCCATCAGTTCCCGTTTTACCCCGGAACCGGGGACAAAGACGAAACCGGGTCCGGCGATGGATTGGGGACCACCCTCAATTTTCCTCTGAGAGCGTATTCCGGCGATGCGGACTATCTGGCTTTGGTTGAAAATCAACTCATCCCGGAGATGATTAAATTCAAGCCCGATTTGATCATCATTTCTGCGGGCTTTGACGCCCATACAGGCGATCCACTGGCTAACATGGAAGTCACTACGGAAGGTTTTGGTAAAATGACAGAACTGATCAAGAACGCCGCTCAGGAAATTTGCCAGGGCCGTTTGATCTCCATGCTGGAAGGCGGGTACAATCTCGAGGAATTGAGCGATTCGGTTCACAACCATTTGATATCCTTATTGAAATAGCCGGTGATGCATTCGCCGCTTTTGTAACATCCAAAACCATGCTTCAACAATACGTTCGCAACTTCACAAACAAAGTCGTCGAAGCCCTGAACATCGGGTCCATGGAAATGATCAACCTGCATCAGGACCTGCTCACCCCGGAATTCATCCTGCTCGGACTTCTGGAGCAGGAAGAGTCCATGGTCGTCGAATTGCTGGAAAGGATCCGCCCGGACGAAAAAAACCTGCACAATGAGTTACTGGAAGCTGTTTTTGAAGCGCAAAAGGATCAGCGGAAAATAAAAGGCAAACCCATTCAGCAAATCCAGCTCGCCAAGGAAACCGAAACCCTGTTCGAAATTGCCCAGGAAGAAACAAAAAAAATGGGAGATAAATTTATCGGTGTGGGAGCGGTTTTTCTGGCATCACTGGACCCGCGTGTCGGTAAAGTGGCGGCCATCCTCAAGGAAGCCGGCCTGCAATATGACAGGGTCAAGGAAGAATTGGAGAGCCTGCGAGGCGGACGAACCGTAGACGCCAAAGACGCGGAAGGAAGGTTCAACGTCCTGGATCAATTCACCACCGATCTCACCGACCTCGCCCGCCGGGGCGAACTGGACCCGGTCATTGGCCGGGAAAATGAAATCAACCGGCTCATTCAAATCCTCACCCGCCGGAAAAAAAACAATCCCGTTCTGATCGGTGAAACCGGCGTGGGGAAAACCGTGATCGTCGACCGGCTGGCGCAACGAATCGTCAACGCGGAAGTCCCCAATTCCCTGCTGAACAAACGGGTCAAGGTGCTGGAAATGTCCGAGGTCATCGCCGGAGCTAAAATGCGCGGTGAGTTCGAAGAGCGCATGAAAATGGTCAAGGATGAAATCATCGCCGCGCGGGGGAACATCATTCTGTTCATCGACGAACTGCATACCATCGTCAGCGCAGGGGCCGGGGCAGGCGGGGTGGATGCGTCCAACATGCTGAAAGCCGCTCTCGCCAAAGGACAACTGCAGTGCATCGGCGCCACCACCACGGAAGAATATAAAAAACACATTGAAGAAGACAAGGCGCTGGCCAGACGGTTTCAGCCCGTTCTGGTCCAGGAACCCTCGGTGGAGCTGACCATAAAAATTCTCGAAGGACTCAAGTCAAAATACGAACAGCATCATGAGATAACTTATAAACCATCAGCGATTGTGGCCGCCGCCAAGTTATCTGAAAAACACGTGTCCGACCGGTCCTTGCCGGACAAGGCCATCGACCTTCTCTATGAAGCGGGAGCGCAAAAGCATCTGGCCCTCATCAATGTTCCCGTTCCCATTCGCGAACTGGAAAATGAAAAAAACCATTTAATGCAGAGGCAAAATGAAGAATTCGCCAGGCAGGAATTCGAGGAGGTCGCCGAGATTCGGCAAAAAATTCTCGAACTGGATAAAAAACTCTCTGAGGAAAAAATAAAATGGCAACAGGAATTGGCTGATATTGACGCTTACGTGAGCGAAGAGGACATCGCCAACATCGTTGCCGCCTGGACAGGCATTCCAGTCAGCAAAATTCAGGAAACGGAGAAAGACAAACTGATGCGTATGGAGGAGAACCTCCACAAGCGGGTCATTGGGCAAAACAACGCCATCATCGCGGTCAGCAACGCCATTCGCAGAAACCGCGCCGGCCTCAAAGAGAAAGATAAACCGATCGGAAGTTTTCTCTTTCTAGGGCCAACGGGAGTCGGAAAAACCGAACTCGCCAAGGCCCTGGCAGAATTTCTCCTCGACGATGAAAACCGCATCATCCGTCTGGACATGTCGGAATATATGGAAAAACACACCGTGTCAAAAATCATCGGCTCGCCGCCGGGTTACGTGGGCTATGACGAAGGCGGGCAGTTGACAGAAAAGGTCCGGCGCAACCCGTACAGCGTCATCCTGCTCGACGAACTGGAGAAAGCTCATCCGGACGTTTTTAATATTCTTCTGCAGCTTCTGGACGACGGGCGATTGACGGATGCGCAGGGTCGAGTCACCAGTTTTAAAAACGCCATCATCATCGGCACTTCCAATATCGGGTCCAAGGCGATCTCTGAAACGGAAAAGGGCATCGGGTTTGGGACCACGACGGAGACTGTAAAAAAATACCAACAGGTGCAGGCCCTGGTTTTAAGCGAAGCCAAAAAACTGTTCAAGCCGGAATTCATCAATCGTCTGGACGACCTGATGGTGTTTCACAGTCTGACAGAAGAGAACATTCGGGAAATCGCCGACCTGATGATCGACAACCTCAACAAACGCCTGACCGAACAGGAACTCCATATTG is part of the Nitrospinaceae bacterium genome and harbors:
- the pcrA gene encoding DNA helicase — protein: MLTDSLNPQQLQSVLHSDGPLIVVAGAGSGKTRVITTRIAHLVKESGIAPERILAITFTNKAAAEMKERVRKILGHTDSSPWISTFHSFCLRILRRHISTLGFPGDFVIYDSQDQLSLIKQCMKKMAVNAEAFPPKSILNHISGFKNDFLFPKDVDRDSLPFGNKLKAAEVYVAYQEALQKNNALDFDDLLMWAVRLLRDSAEASDLYNERFQYILVDEFQDTNRTQYQLLKLLSRKHRNVCVVGDDDQSIYRWRGANLENLLHFEKDYPGTTVIKLEENYRSTQNILKAAGEVVKENLNRKPKTLWTKNGEGAPIVYYRAQDEGDEARNVCQRILRLNREKNISFNDMAVLYRTNAQSRVIEDALRRENIQHQVFGGLKFYARKEVKDILSYLRVVLNPEDSVSLKRIINLPARGIGKTSLDKIEAFCEQSKISLMEGLRQMEAKGLLSAAVAKKIAGFVNMMDTFTNLYQNGSPLEVLRDIIVRSGYEAMLEKENTVESRSRQENLQELCSAVEQSMEKEGQTLQEFLDSTALIADIDSLEDSRGVLPLMTLHTCKGLEFNAVFIIGMEDGLLPHSSSMSDPAEYEEERRLCYVGFTRAKEMLFVSNARRRKIYGSIFNYSPSQFLLSIPPDILEKETSSESEGFSASSPSAPSYAIRSQSKAVPADQPYSIGSKLLHPAFGTGVVMNRAGNEDDLKLEIFFKRPHGKKKIAVKHAKLIPL
- the hemH gene encoding ferrochelatase, with translation MAHGAPTSVDDIPLYLKNIRGGKDSTPEVIQLIRERYQAIGGSSPLLEITRGQAEALENFINQDGKNAFKVYFGMRSWSPYIRDVVKQMVDDGIKKVYAICLAPQYSKWSTERYFKSFNEALQECEAKDLQVHTISSWCDHPCLTDAFVEKYEQAIESLKKQGKNQIHTIFTVHSIPASSLDEGDPYAEEYEKTVRKIVDRVQPTHWHMAYQSQGMIPVPWLGPPVESVLDKIARYGARTVLVVPVGFVSDHIEILYDIDIDFKAYARERKLDLYRTESMNLSPAFIEALAAVVWENLV
- the hemE gene encoding uroporphyrinogen decarboxylase; protein product: MSENKDFRFLKACGGEPVDATPVWFMRQAGRYMKAYRDLKEKYTFLEMCKTPELATQVTLQPVNALDIDAAIIFADILLPLEPMGTGLEFVVGDGPSIPRPVRDAKDVEKLLPVNAEEQLGFVGDAIRMVRSEISGKIPLIGFAGAPFTLCSYMVEGGKSRDFTTTKMMMFEAPDLWERLMDKVCTTLIDYLKMQVKAGAQALQIFDSWVGCLSPEDYTRYVLPYTKRVIEGVKDTGVPIINFSTGTSTMLDRVAQAGGDVISFDWRINLDDAWQQVGHDQPIQGNLDPVILFAPLPVIKERVHDIMRRAQGRPGHIFNLGHGILQHTPVDHVKAVCDMVHEYRHA
- the queG gene encoding epoxyqueuosine reductase translates to MDSTGLQEKVRTIENASRNLGFDGFGITRPDTPEAVAHFKSWLVRQYDGEMGYMGRWAEKRADLDKVLTGVQSVICLRTNYFPQAKDMTFLDDTDQGDISLYALNDDYHEVLIPRLKRLEEIIHQEFDDCHTKVYVDTGPVLEKPLAQKAGIGWVGKHTNLISEGIGSWYFLSEILTDIRLPVNKEAEDRCGTCKDCIDICPTQAIVAPYVLDSRRCISYLTIELKGVIPLEFRQAIGNRIYGCDDCQIVCPWNSYAVKTADEAFHERDGVRRLIDLIRLDGDDFSRRFKKSPVKRIKRRGLLRNVAVALGNSGNPDAVSPLIEVLSDKEPLIRAHAVWALGQLLKAKVHPVLKENLAEERDEMVLTEIRNIEKTIPRASDSYFTS
- the acuC2 gene encoding histone deacetylase; amino-acid sequence: MGKTSFIYNPLYLKHETDPHPETPRRLEAIYGKIQSSEISSQLIFTEPRQAAPEQIAMNHSAGYIDQVKASCEQGVRNLDADTVISQNSYDAAVLAAGAGLTAVDMVLDGEADNVFCAVRPPGHHAEQNRAMGFCLFNNVAVAARYAIRERDLNRVFIFDWDVHHGNGTQHSFYSDSAVYYSSAHQFPFYPGTGDKDETGSGDGLGTTLNFPLRAYSGDADYLALVENQLIPEMIKFKPDLIIISAGFDAHTGDPLANMEVTTEGFGKMTELIKNAAQEICQGRLISMLEGGYNLEELSDSVHNHLISLLK
- the clpC gene encoding negative regulator of genetic competence ClpC/MecB, which translates into the protein MLQQYVRNFTNKVVEALNIGSMEMINLHQDLLTPEFILLGLLEQEESMVVELLERIRPDEKNLHNELLEAVFEAQKDQRKIKGKPIQQIQLAKETETLFEIAQEETKKMGDKFIGVGAVFLASLDPRVGKVAAILKEAGLQYDRVKEELESLRGGRTVDAKDAEGRFNVLDQFTTDLTDLARRGELDPVIGRENEINRLIQILTRRKKNNPVLIGETGVGKTVIVDRLAQRIVNAEVPNSLLNKRVKVLEMSEVIAGAKMRGEFEERMKMVKDEIIAARGNIILFIDELHTIVSAGAGAGGVDASNMLKAALAKGQLQCIGATTTEEYKKHIEEDKALARRFQPVLVQEPSVELTIKILEGLKSKYEQHHEITYKPSAIVAAAKLSEKHVSDRSLPDKAIDLLYEAGAQKHLALINVPVPIRELENEKNHLMQRQNEEFARQEFEEVAEIRQKILELDKKLSEEKIKWQQELADIDAYVSEEDIANIVAAWTGIPVSKIQETEKDKLMRMEENLHKRVIGQNNAIIAVSNAIRRNRAGLKEKDKPIGSFLFLGPTGVGKTELAKALAEFLLDDENRIIRLDMSEYMEKHTVSKIIGSPPGYVGYDEGGQLTEKVRRNPYSVILLDELEKAHPDVFNILLQLLDDGRLTDAQGRVTSFKNAIIIGTSNIGSKAISETEKGIGFGTTTETVKKYQQVQALVLSEAKKLFKPEFINRLDDLMVFHSLTEENIREIADLMIDNLNKRLTEQELHIEVSTKAKDKLAKDGFSEVYGARPLKRLIEDQIENPISMKIINGEFIFGDTIRVDLENDEYTFAKVTQPSD